The Pseudodesulfovibrio cashew genomic sequence TGCAGGGTCTGGGAGAGGATTACGTAGTCGAAGACGTTGTCCGGGTAGTCCTCGATCTCCTCGTAGATGTCGCCGTGGATGACCGAGAGGCCCTTGGCGATGGCCTGTCCGGCGGCCTCCTCATCGATCTCGATGCCGGTGCCAAGGGTGGACTTCTCATGCCGCAGGTGGTCCAGGAGCGAACCAGAACGGCAGCCGAGGTCGAGCACCTTGGAGCCCGGCTCGATCCAGGAGGCGATTACCTGAAGATCAAAGCGCATCGCAGCTACCTCCGTTGGTGAATCCGGCGGGACACGCGCCGCCCTCTTCCCCGGCCCTGCCAAGGAACCCGGCGATGAGCGAATTGAGCCGCTCGTTGGGCAGCAGGAAGGCGTCATGGCCCCACGGGGCCTCGATCTCGCAGAAGCAGACGTCCAGGCCGTTCTTTTTCATGGCCTTGACCATGTCGCGGGACTGATAGGTGGGGTAGAGCCAGTCCGAGGTGAAGGAAACCACCAGGTAGCGGCAGGAGGCGCGGGCGAACGCGGCCACCAGGGAGCCGTCCCCGTGCTGGTTCTCCAGGTTGAAATAGTCGGCGGCCTTGGTCAGGTAGAGGAAGGAGTTGGCGTCGAAGCGGTCCACGAACTTGTTGCCCTGGTAGCGCAGATAGGACTCCACCTGAAAATCGGCCTCGAAGTCGAAGGAGAGCTGGTGACGGTCCTGCAGGCGGCGGTCGAACTTGTGGCGCATGGACTCGTCCGAGAGATAGGTGATGTGCCCGACCATACGGGCCACGGCCAGGCCGTGCTCGGGCCGCCCGGTTTCGTGGTAGTCGCCGCCGTTCCACTTGGGGTCGGCCATGATGGCCTGGCGGGCCACTTCGTTGAAGGCGATGGCCTGGGCCGAGTGCTTGGTGGTGGTGGCCAGGGGCACTGCTGCGCGGACCCGGTCGGGGTAGCGCACGGACCACTCCAGCACCTGCATGCCGCCCACGGACC encodes the following:
- the metX gene encoding homoserine O-acetyltransferase MetX — its product is MSEYIDNHDAARSVGVVEKRTFTFGGEGDELVLESGRTLGPVTLAYETCGTLNEDRSNAILICHALTGDAHVAGVHSEDDPKPGWWEIMVGPGKPIDTDKYFVICSNVIGGCMGSTGPVSPDPKTGKPYGTGFPVVTIGDMVRCQRRLVDHLGIGTLQAVIGGSVGGMQVLEWSVRYPDRVRAAVPLATTTKHSAQAIAFNEVARQAIMADPKWNGGDYHETGRPEHGLAVARMVGHITYLSDESMRHKFDRRLQDRHQLSFDFEADFQVESYLRYQGNKFVDRFDANSFLYLTKAADYFNLENQHGDGSLVAAFARASCRYLVVSFTSDWLYPTYQSRDMVKAMKKNGLDVCFCEIEAPWGHDAFLLPNERLNSLIAGFLGRAGEEGGACPAGFTNGGSCDAL